In the Blattabacterium sp. (Blattella germanica) str. Bge genome, TAACAGAAATAATATGTTAAAAATGAGAAATTTTGGTAAAAAATCTTTAGATGAGTTAGAAAGTAAAATGAAAGAAAAGGGATTATGTTTTGGAATGGAAATATCAGAATATAGATTAAATAATAAAGAAAATAATAAAGAATAGATGAATCATAGAAATAAGAATAATCATTTAGGAAGAAAATATGGACATCGGAAATCTATTCTTTCTAATCTTGCTTCTTCTTTGATTAAGAAAAAAAAAATTTTTACAACTTTAGCTAAAGCAAAAGCTTTAAAAAAATATGTTGAACCTATTATTACAAAATCTAAAATAAACACAACTCATTCCAAAAGAAATATTTTTTCGTATTTGAGAGATAAGACAGCTGTTTCTGAGTTATTTAAAAATCTTTTTGATAAAGTTAGACTTCGTTCAGGTGGGTATACTAGAATAATAAAAACTGGATTTCGTTTTGGAGACCAAGCTATTCTTTCTTTTATTGAATTTGTAGATTTTAATGATATTTATACATCTAAAAAGATCATAAAATCTGTAAGACGTAGCAGAAAAAAAAACAGACAAACAAAAATGAACAATGAGCAAAATAAAAAGCATTCAGGCTAGGCAAATATTAGATTCAAGAGGAAATCCTACTGTAGAAGTCGATGTAATTACGGACAAAGGGGTGTTGGGACGTGCTTCTGTTCCATCTGGAGCTTCAAAAGGAGAAAATGAGGCTTTTGAATTACGTGATAATAAAAAAGATATTTTTTGTGGAAACGGAGTTTTAAAGGCTATTCATAATATTAATAGTATTATCAGTTCTGAATTAATTGGAAAATCTGTTTTTGATCAGATTTATATTGATAAATTAATGTTAGAATTAGATGGTACGATTAATAAAAAAAGACTGGGAGCAAATTCTATCTTAGCAGTATCATTAGCTGTAGCTAGAACTGCATCTAACGAACTTAGAATTCCTCTTTATAAATACATAGGAGGAGTTTATACAAATGTTTTACCTATCCCTTTAATTAATATTGTAAATGGAGGGAGGCATTCTAATGCAACTATAGCT is a window encoding:
- the rplQ gene encoding 50S ribosomal protein L17, with the translated sequence MNHRNKNNHLGRKYGHRKSILSNLASSLIKKKKIFTTLAKAKALKKYVEPIITKSKINTTHSKRNIFSYLRDKTAVSELFKNLFDKVRLRSGGYTRIIKTGFRFGDQAILSFIEFVDFNDIYTSKKIIKSVRRSRKKNRQTKMNNEQNKKHSG